The Labrys wisconsinensis genome has a segment encoding these proteins:
- a CDS encoding DKNYY domain-containing protein, translating to MATFHAAFPIPYAHWYAATLFLDAGHPAAEILARAGLDEARWQACRERYAQLHFANTSWVAGAYERAGLPSPAVDRAMYAHLLEGGSLAPALEEPFGMRGQLQDLRRLVEADPHIGPFADADWVAHYLCERRFPTIRYVHDGKRVMVGGEPLADAKGRTIEGIDPAGFRKIGERWFRDGRRVYGQGEKPTKTFWFVMRGADPDSFTVLNERYARDKAAGYYVTNRRLPCEDAATFAVVGYCYGRGQKPGFHVEESHYAKDSRRVYAYGVAIAGADAPSFEAIGDEGRYFADKDRVYWEKDPIEGADRDSFACASEVGQYRAYDRNRPYRAGKPLSVVEDFESWRGHFEDRPDAAPDWWRREKARREGATASSDTMAPKALGGPYVSDGERVLVMPRVERQGPLVSLDHFDHASFRHIAGVFGVDRHGLRYFEHGLESYGREPVKGADPGSFEALGHGWYRDSRQAYYYDDDGDAPRLVVVKADPGSFEVIGGAYARDANGLICEGVRKRGIADPAAVVSLGHLHARIGDVLLYRGKPVSRAGKLDVRTARSVHDHVLIDARGHMLLSGRYRQPIPALDPQRLRFLNRVFAVDDARLYASTQDALVVCEDADRGSVEVVNRWTVRDAGGRLHVAAGRLRRTSDADEAARSHFR from the coding sequence ATGGCGACATTCCACGCAGCTTTCCCGATTCCCTACGCGCATTGGTATGCGGCGACGCTTTTCCTGGATGCCGGCCATCCCGCAGCCGAGATTCTGGCGCGCGCCGGGCTGGATGAGGCGCGCTGGCAGGCCTGCCGCGAGCGATACGCGCAACTCCACTTCGCCAACACCTCGTGGGTGGCAGGCGCTTACGAACGGGCGGGGCTGCCATCGCCGGCGGTCGACCGGGCGATGTATGCGCATCTGCTCGAAGGCGGCAGTCTCGCACCCGCCCTGGAGGAGCCGTTCGGCATGCGCGGCCAGTTGCAGGACCTGCGCAGGCTGGTCGAGGCCGACCCGCATATCGGACCTTTCGCGGACGCGGATTGGGTGGCGCACTATCTGTGCGAACGCCGCTTCCCGACCATCCGCTACGTCCATGACGGGAAGCGGGTCATGGTCGGCGGCGAGCCGCTGGCGGATGCAAAAGGCCGGACGATCGAGGGCATCGACCCGGCCGGCTTCCGCAAGATCGGCGAGCGCTGGTTTCGCGACGGCCGGCGCGTCTACGGGCAGGGCGAGAAGCCGACGAAGACGTTCTGGTTCGTCATGCGCGGGGCCGATCCCGACAGTTTCACCGTGCTCAACGAACGCTATGCCCGGGACAAGGCGGCCGGCTACTACGTCACCAACCGCCGGCTCCCCTGCGAGGATGCCGCGACGTTCGCGGTGGTCGGCTATTGCTACGGACGTGGGCAGAAGCCGGGCTTCCACGTCGAGGAAAGCCACTACGCCAAGGACAGTCGCAGGGTCTATGCCTATGGCGTCGCCATCGCGGGGGCCGACGCGCCGAGCTTCGAGGCGATCGGCGACGAAGGCCGATATTTCGCCGACAAGGATCGGGTCTATTGGGAGAAGGACCCGATCGAGGGAGCGGATCGCGACAGCTTCGCCTGTGCGTCCGAGGTCGGGCAATATCGCGCCTATGACCGGAACCGGCCCTATCGGGCGGGAAAGCCCCTGTCCGTCGTCGAGGATTTCGAGTCTTGGCGCGGCCATTTCGAGGATCGGCCCGATGCGGCGCCCGACTGGTGGCGACGGGAGAAGGCGCGGCGCGAAGGCGCCACGGCCAGTTCCGACACGATGGCGCCGAAGGCGCTCGGCGGACCTTATGTCAGCGACGGCGAACGCGTGCTGGTGATGCCCCGCGTCGAGCGGCAGGGACCGCTCGTCTCCCTCGATCACTTCGATCACGCCAGCTTCCGGCACATCGCCGGCGTCTTCGGGGTCGACCGGCACGGACTGCGCTATTTCGAGCACGGCCTGGAAAGCTACGGACGCGAGCCCGTGAAGGGCGCGGATCCCGGCAGCTTCGAGGCGCTCGGGCACGGATGGTATCGGGATTCGCGGCAGGCCTATTATTACGACGACGACGGCGACGCCCCGCGGCTGGTCGTGGTCAAGGCCGACCCGGGGAGCTTCGAGGTCATTGGCGGGGCCTATGCCCGCGACGCGAACGGGCTGATCTGCGAAGGCGTGCGCAAGCGCGGCATCGCCGATCCCGCCGCGGTCGTCTCGCTGGGCCATCTCCATGCCCGCATCGGCGACGTGCTGCTCTATCGGGGCAAGCCGGTCTCCCGGGCGGGCAAGCTCGATGTGCGGACCGCACGCAGCGTGCACGACCATGTGCTGATCGATGCGCGAGGCCATATGCTGCTCAGCGGGCGCTATCGCCAGCCGATCCCGGCCCTCGATCCCCAGCGCCTTCGCTTTCTCAACCGTGTCTTCGCCGTCGACGATGCGCGTCTCTACGCATCGACCCAGGACGCGCTCGTGGTTTGCGAGGATGCCGATCGTGGCAGCGTCGAGGTGGTGAACCGCTGGACCGTGCGCGACGCCGGCGGCCGCCTGCATGTCGCCGCTGGCCGGCTGCGCCGCACGTCCGACGCGGACGAGGCTGCCCGGTCGCATTTCAGGTAG
- a CDS encoding SDR family oxidoreductase, with protein sequence MRVFVTGATGFIGSAVVNDLIGAGHQVLGLCRSDDKAAALAEAGAEVYRGSIADPDSLKEGASRSDGVIHLAFNHDFSRFVQNCEDDRRVIEALGSVLAGSGRPLIVTSGTPIANTVPGEPAREDNPIVGSDRHPRAASEEAAAAMAADGVNVSVVRLPQVHDPVKQGLITPAIAMYRDKGVCAYVGAGLNRWPAAHVLDVARLYRLAIEKAEPNAKYHAAAEEGVPMRDIAEAIGRRLGLPVKSIAPEETGAYFGWLAMFAGHDMPASSVQTRKTLGWEPTGPGLIADLGKLPLDA encoded by the coding sequence ATGCGTGTGTTCGTCACTGGTGCGACCGGATTCATCGGCTCGGCCGTCGTCAACGATTTGATCGGAGCCGGCCACCAGGTGCTCGGCCTGTGTCGGTCGGACGACAAGGCGGCGGCCCTGGCAGAGGCCGGCGCCGAGGTCTATCGCGGGTCGATCGCGGACCCGGACAGCCTCAAGGAGGGCGCCTCCCGATCGGACGGCGTCATTCACCTGGCCTTCAACCATGACTTTTCGCGATTTGTCCAGAACTGCGAGGACGATCGCCGCGTGATCGAGGCGCTCGGCTCGGTGCTCGCCGGCTCCGGCCGGCCCCTGATCGTGACGTCAGGCACCCCGATCGCCAACACCGTGCCCGGCGAGCCGGCTCGGGAAGACAATCCGATCGTCGGTTCCGACAGGCATCCCCGCGCAGCCTCGGAGGAGGCCGCCGCCGCCATGGCCGCGGACGGGGTCAACGTGTCGGTCGTGCGGCTGCCGCAGGTGCACGACCCGGTCAAGCAGGGCCTCATCACCCCCGCGATCGCGATGTATCGCGACAAAGGCGTGTGCGCCTATGTCGGAGCCGGGCTCAACCGCTGGCCGGCGGCCCATGTCCTCGACGTCGCGCGCCTCTACAGGCTGGCGATCGAAAAGGCCGAGCCGAATGCGAAGTATCACGCCGCCGCCGAGGAGGGCGTGCCGATGCGCGATATTGCCGAAGCCATCGGCCGACGGCTGGGCCTGCCGGTCAAGTCCATCGCGCCGGAAGAGACCGGGGCCTATTTCGGCTGGCTCGCCATGTTTGCCGGGCACGACATGCCCGCTTCGAGCGTGCAGACCCGCAAGACGCTGGGATGGGAACCGACCGGGCCCGGGCTGATCGCCGACCTCGGGAAGCTGCCGCTCGACGCCTGA
- a CDS encoding TetR/AcrR family transcriptional regulator, translating to MRTFVHYVYICTYRSRCQAVGRHRRGASGMSEAGGRRYDPQRRGRILEVALDVIAEHGVAGTTHRRVAAAANVPLGSMTYHFTGMDDLLFAAFERLAVSTAELYRTRLEAAKDVAQARAAVVDLICDGTWTSPRNMALTFELYAYSIRNPRLRSVWRGWMAGSRAALERHFTPETARVLDAAIEGITIHNSVEPESISRADVERIVDRLSR from the coding sequence TTGCGTACGTTTGTACACTATGTGTACATATGTACTTATCGCAGCCGCTGTCAAGCGGTCGGCCGGCATCGGAGGGGCGCTTCGGGCATGAGCGAAGCAGGTGGCAGGCGCTATGATCCGCAGAGACGGGGCCGGATCCTCGAGGTCGCGCTGGATGTCATCGCGGAGCATGGCGTTGCCGGCACCACCCATCGCCGCGTCGCGGCGGCCGCGAACGTCCCGCTCGGCTCGATGACCTACCACTTCACGGGAATGGACGATCTGCTCTTCGCCGCCTTCGAACGGCTGGCCGTCTCGACCGCCGAGCTCTATCGCACGCGACTGGAGGCGGCGAAGGACGTCGCGCAGGCCCGCGCGGCGGTCGTCGACCTCATCTGCGACGGGACGTGGACGTCGCCGCGCAACATGGCCCTGACCTTTGAGCTCTATGCCTATTCCATCCGCAACCCAAGGCTGCGCTCGGTGTGGCGCGGGTGGATGGCGGGCAGCCGCGCGGCGCTCGAAAGGCATTTCACGCCGGAGACGGCGCGCGTGCTCGATGCGGCGATCGAAGGCATCACGATCCACAACTCGGTGGAACCCGAGAGCATTTCGCGCGCGGATGTCGAGCGGATCGTCGATCGGTTGAGCCGGTGA